The Sphaerochaeta globosa str. Buddy region CTTTCATCAAGGTTGACAGCGTAGGGACAACTTCTGATACCGACACAACGAATTGGGCTTCAATATTGTTCTTTGCCAGTGATTTTATCGTCCGTTCAACCTGCAGCAGTTTTATTGCTTTCTTGTTTGCGTCCATTGCCAGTCTCCCTTTTGCTAAGAATACCCAATACCTTCGGTCTAAGCAAGGTCACACGGATTTGCAATATAAGTTGCATCAAACGCCTATCAATCGTATCTTTGGATTAGGAGTCAACACATGCATATAACTTTCTTTGGAGCAGCACAGCAGGTGACCGGTAGTTGTACCCTGGTCGAGGTGAATGGCAAGTACCTTTTAGTCGATTGCGGCCTTCCACAGGGAAACGACGAACGCGAGGTGGGTATGGATTTGCCCTTCAGAGCCGATGCCATCGATTATGTTTTTCTCACACATGCACATATCGATCATACGGGAAGGATTCCTCTGTTGGTCAAGGAAGGGTTCAAAGGTAAGATTTTCGCCACGTCGGCGACGGCGCAGCTTTGCGATATCATGTTGGCTGACAGCGGTCATATTCAGGAGATGGAAGCGGAGTGGAAGAGCCGCAAGGCTATCAGGGCAGGCAAAAAAGGAGTGGAGCCGCTCTATACAGTACAAGATGCCCAGAACGCAATGCAATTTTTTGAAAGTTGCGTTTATGAAGAGATTTGCGAAATCGATGAAGGCCTCAAGGTAAGGTTCAATGATGCCGGCCACTTGCTTGGGTCCTCCTCCATTGAATTCTGGTTGAAGGAAGGCAAAGAGCGACGCAAATTGGTTTTTTCCGGTGATATCGGCAATTTTGACCAACCGCTGATCAAGGATCCCGACTATATCGATGAAGCAGACTTTGTAATTATGGAGTCAACCTATGGGAACAGGGTTCACAAGAAGCCTGAGAATGCTGTAGGCAGCAGTGTTCCCACCCATATCCGTGCCCAGGAGTTGGCAGAAATCATTGAACGGACGTTCAAGCGCGGAGGAAATGTTATTATCCCTTCCTTCGCAGTAGGGAGGACCCAAGAGATTCTTTATCTGCTCAGGGTGGTAATCGAAAAAAAACTCTGTCCCACAGTACGAGATATTCCCGTGTTTGTAGACAGTCCGCTATCCGTGAAGGCAACCCATGTATTTGCCGGTAATTTGTTCGGGTATATGGATGATGAGACTATGGAGTTGGTGAACAAGGGAATCAATCCGATCCTGTTTCCCTCCCTGGTGACCATCACCGACGTTGCCGATTCCATTGCCTTGAATAAACGAAAGGAGAGTTGTGTCATCATCAGCTCCAGCGGTATGTGTGAAGCGGGACGAATCAAGCACCACCTCAAACATAATCTCTATAGAAGTGAGTGCACCGTACTTTTCAGCGGATATCAGGCAGGAGGTACGCTGGGACGGTCGATTCTTGACGGGGCACGACATGTAACCATTTTTGGTGAGCAGATAGATGTGCGTTGCGAGGTGTGCGAATTGCACGGCATAAGCGGGCACGCCGACCAAGAGGGGTTGATCAAATGGCTGACTTCCTTCAAGAAAGAACCGAGAAGGGCCTTCATCGTCCATGGAGACAAAGAAGTGGCTCCGTGGTTTGCTTCCTTTGTAACACGGACACTGAACATTCAGGCATATGCCCCGGTGGCCCTGGAGCGTTTTGACTTGTTGGACGAGGCTTTGCTGCCGGTCGGCCTGGAGGTCGATGACAAGGTTGTACCATACATTAGGGAACTGCGTGAGGCCTTGGAGGAATTGAAGAAGCAGGAAGCTTCAATGCTGTCGGTTGTCCAGCGCATGCAAACTTCAGGGAGTGAGCTTCATATGGACGAAAAGCGTGCTGTTCGCCTGACCAATGCCATTCATCGTCTTGCCAGCGACTTGGAGTATCTGAAAATGAAATGGGCTGCCGATGCGGATTAAGTGAGTTTCCTTCCAAACAAGGAACCCCAGTTCTGCTGTTCGAGTATCTCAAAGCCCATTCTCTCGTAGAATCCATAGGCACGGGTGTTTCTGCCGTCCACTCCCAAGTGGACACCAGAAGCACCCTTTTTCTTTACTGCTTCAAAGAAGGTGAGCATAAGACTTTTTCCTATTCCCTTCCCTTGCAGATGCTCCAAAATATCAATATGCAAGTGTGCTGGATAACCGAGGTTCTGCCACAACCCTTCGCCGGGCCCTTTGAGTAACGTTTTGATTACCGATTGTTCGGCTTCACTCTTAAAGTCCTTTATCTGACTATAGTGGTCTTGAAGGACAGGGAGCCAACGTTGCTGCATCCATGTGTTGAAAGCCCTGGTATCGCTGGTACCAACGATATAGCCGGAGACTCTGCTGTTTTCGTCAAGTGCAATAAAGCATACATCTGGTTCATAAAAGAAATAGGGCGCTGCATAGTAATGTCCGACACACCATTGATCGTAAAAATACGGGGTGCCGTCCAACCCGGCAAAGGCGGTTTGCAGGGCAATGGAATACATATAGGGTAGGTCCTGTGGTAGGGCTTGTCGGATATTCTGCATAGTTCATGCTTCCTCTCTTTTTTACACAATATCGCTGAATCTGTATTTTCTCAATACTCTTTTTAAGTATTTATTTTATTGTGCAGAAAAACATTAGTAAACGTTTGATAAATTTCGCAAAAAAGTGCTGGACAAAATGTGAGTTAGGGTGTAGTATCCCATCTCGTTCGGTAACGAGAACTAAATCACTCAAATACGGCGGGTACCGCAAGGCACTTGACGGAATGCGAAAGAATCGAGTACTCTTAAAGAACGCCCGCTTTGAAAAAAGAGGGAGATTTGAAAGGCCTTCAAGGCTTTGATAATCAGTTTATTGACAAACTAAGCGTAGGGAAGAATAAAGAGATTGGAATAGTGGAAGACCACCAAGATGGGCTTCCCAGTCAATTACCTAAGAAAGAAATGATGAACGGTAGTATAAAAGCTACGTTCGTTTGCGAGGAATGACAGGGCGAACTATTGAAGAAATAGAGCCCGCCCCTTCGGGGGCGGGATTCCTATGACGGAGAGTTTGATCCTGGCTCAGAACGAACGCTGGCGGCGCGTTTTAAGCATGCAAGTCGAGCGGCAAGGGCCTTCGGGCCCCTAGAGCGGCGGACGGGTGAGTAACACGTGGACAATCTGCCCCCCGGTCCGGGATAGCCCAGGGAAACCTGGATTAATACCGGATGAGACGGGACCCGCGAGGGCGGGATCCGGGAAAGGCGCTACGGCGCCGCCGGGGGATGAGTCTGCGTCCCATTAGCTAGACGGCGGGGTAACGGCCCACCGTGGCGTCGATGGGTAGCCGGCCTGAGAGGGTGAACGGCCACATTGGAACTGAGACACGGTCCAGACTCCTACGGGAGGCAGCAGCTAAGAATCTTCCGCAATGGGCGAAAGCCTGACGGAGCGACGCCGCGTGAAACGAGAAAGGCCGTGAGGTTGTAAAGTTCTTTTTCGGGAGGGGGAACAACCGTGGCAGGGAATGGCCGCGGGATGACGTGAATCCCGGAATAAGCCCCGGCTAACTACGTGCCAGCAGCCGCGGTAACACGTAGGGGGCGAGCGTTGTTCGGAATCATTGGGCGTAAAGGGCGTGCAGGCGGTCCTGCAAGTCCGGCGTGAAATACCCCGGCCCAACCGGGGGGACGCGCTGGAAACTGCAGGGCTTGAGTACAGGAGGGGATGCCGGAATTCCAGGTGTAGGGGTGAAATCTGTAGATATCTGGAAGAACACCAATGGCGAAGGCAGGCATCTGGCCATGTACTGACGCTGAGACGCGAAGGTGGCGGGGAGACAAACTAGGTTTAGACTACCCTGGTAGTCCGCACAGTAAACGATGTGCACCAGGTGGCGGGGGGTCGACCCCCGGTACCGTAGCTAACGCATTAAGTGCACCGCCTGGGGAGTATGCTCGCAAGGGTGAAACTCAAAGGAATTGACGGGGGCCCGCACAAGCGGTGGAGCATGTGGTTTAATTCGATGGTACGCGAGGAACCTTACCAGGGCTTGACATACGCTGGAAGCGCACCGAAAGGTGCGTGCCGCTTGCGGCCGGCGTACAGGTGCTGCATGGCTGTCGTCAGCTCGTGCTGTGAAGTGTTGGGTTAAGTCCCGCAACGAGCGCAACCCCTGCTGTCTGTTGCCACCACGTGAAGGTGGGGACTCAGGCGGAACTGCCGGTGACAAACCGGAGGAAGGTGGGGACGACGTCAAGTCATCATGGCCCTTATGTCCTGGGCTACACACGTGCTACAATGGCCGGTACAGAGCGCAGCGAGGCCGCGAGGCGGAGCGAATCGCTTAAAGCCGGTCCCAGTACGGATTGGAGTCTGCAACCCGACTCCATGAAGTTGGAATCGCTAGTAATCGCGCATCAGCATGGCGCGGTGAATACGTTCCCGGGCCTTGTACACACCGCCCGTCACACCATCCGAGTCGGGGGTACCCGAAGTCGCCAGCCCAACCCGCAAGGGGGGGCGGTTCCGAAGGTACGTCCGGTGAGGGGGGTGAAGTCGTAACAAGGTAGCCGTACCGGAAGGTGCGGCTGGATCACCTCCTTTCTGAGAAGAAAGGCTGGCGGCGGCTCTCACAGCCGCAGCCGTCAACGGTCGTCGACCAG contains the following coding sequences:
- a CDS encoding MBL fold metallo-hydrolase RNA specificity domain-containing protein encodes the protein MHITFFGAAQQVTGSCTLVEVNGKYLLVDCGLPQGNDEREVGMDLPFRADAIDYVFLTHAHIDHTGRIPLLVKEGFKGKIFATSATAQLCDIMLADSGHIQEMEAEWKSRKAIRAGKKGVEPLYTVQDAQNAMQFFESCVYEEICEIDEGLKVRFNDAGHLLGSSSIEFWLKEGKERRKLVFSGDIGNFDQPLIKDPDYIDEADFVIMESTYGNRVHKKPENAVGSSVPTHIRAQELAEIIERTFKRGGNVIIPSFAVGRTQEILYLLRVVIEKKLCPTVRDIPVFVDSPLSVKATHVFAGNLFGYMDDETMELVNKGINPILFPSLVTITDVADSIALNKRKESCVIISSSGMCEAGRIKHHLKHNLYRSECTVLFSGYQAGGTLGRSILDGARHVTIFGEQIDVRCEVCELHGISGHADQEGLIKWLTSFKKEPRRAFIVHGDKEVAPWFASFVTRTLNIQAYAPVALERFDLLDEALLPVGLEVDDKVVPYIRELREALEELKKQEASMLSVVQRMQTSGSELHMDEKRAVRLTNAIHRLASDLEYLKMKWAADAD
- a CDS encoding GNAT family N-acetyltransferase, producing the protein MQNIRQALPQDLPYMYSIALQTAFAGLDGTPYFYDQWCVGHYYAAPYFFYEPDVCFIALDENSRVSGYIVGTSDTRAFNTWMQQRWLPVLQDHYSQIKDFKSEAEQSVIKTLLKGPGEGLWQNLGYPAHLHIDILEHLQGKGIGKSLMLTFFEAVKKKGASGVHLGVDGRNTRAYGFYERMGFEILEQQNWGSLFGRKLT